Within Fusobacterium gonidiaformans ATCC 25563, the genomic segment TTTGATGCAGATCTCTCAATACAAAGTAAAAAACTCCAGTTCCAAAGTATAACATAGATACAGTAAAAATCCAAAAAATATAAATGTTATAGAAACGTTTCATATAGCTACTTTCATATCAGTTTGTCCTATTTTGTCTAAAAAAAGAAAGAAAGTCAAGAAAGTGCTGTTTTTTTACTAGGAAAGAAAAAAGCTTTATGATATAATTAAAACAATTGTGAAAAATAAAAAAGGAGAGTTACTATGTTACGAGTAAAAAGTGTAGAAACAGCTTTTCAAGCATCACCAAACCAATATGTACAAGGAGCGATTGATGCTTTAGGAATTTTTGATAATATTATTCAACCGGTATTTCCTTATCCTTTTTCAAATATTGCTTTGATTTTTTCTTTTGAAAAAATGGATAGACCTACTGTTTTTGAAATTAGAATCAATGCTCCGGATGATAGCTTAATCAGTCAGGGAGAATTTGGAGTCATGCCGGATTCTTTCGGAAATGGAAGAAAGATTGTAAATCTTTCCAATTTTTTGGTTGCAGAACGAGGGTTCTACAGTGTTGACATTTTAGAAAAGGTATCAGAAGACAAGGTAAATTTCTTGAAAACGGAAGAATTGTTTATGGCAGACTATCCACCTAAGAGAAGATTTACCCAAGAAGAAATCCAAGAGATTTTAGCAACAGACGGTGTGATTAAGATGGTAAAAACAGATTATAAACCGGTAAAATATATTCAAGATGAGACTTTAGAGCCTATACATTTTCAGTTGTTCTTAGATCCGAGTGAAGAAGTGGAAGAAGGATTTGTAGCTTTCCCTGAAAATGATAAAATTGAAATTCGAGGAGAAATTTTTGATTTAACCGGAATTAGAAGACAAATTGAATGGATGTTCGGACAAGAAATGCCAAAAGAAGAAGAAACGAAAGAAGAGGCAACAGAAAAATAAAAAATAGAAAAGTTCTTGCAATAAATAGAATGATGTGATATAATAATCAAGTAAAATAATTTTAAGTAGAAACGACCTGTTTCTCACCTTCTGGACCATAGAGTTTACACAAGGTTATCAAAAGTAGTTATAAGTGCGTAGACTATATATGATAGGAAACAGGTAGTGATACCTGTTTTTATTTTTATCATGGAGGTGTATGAATATTTCTGAAAAAATTAGAATCAATGACAAAATCCGAGGAAAAGAATTCCGGATTATCGGAGCAGATGGGGAACAATTGGGAGTAATGTCTGCAGCAGAAGCGTTGGAAATTGCAGCAAATCAAGATTTGGATCTTGTAGAAATTGCGGCAACTGCAAAACCACCGGTATGCAAAATTATGAATTTTGGAAAATATCGTTATGAACAAGAACGAAAAGCCAAAGAAGCAAAGAAAAATCAAAAGCAAACAGTAGTAAAAGAGGTAAAAGTAACTGCGAGAATTGATGCTCACGATTTAGATACGAAAGTAAATCAAATTCAAAAATTCTTGGAAAAAGACAATAAAGTAAAGGTAACTTTAGTATTATTTGGAAGAGAAAAAATGCATGCAAGTTTAGGAGTCGGAACTTTAGATGAAGTTGCAGAGAAATTTGCAGAAACAGCAGATGTGGATAAAAAATATGCTGAAAAACAAAAGCACATTATTTTAACTCCAAAGAAAAAGTAAGTATAAAAAGTAATAGATAGATAAAATATAAGGAGGGCGAACGTTATGCCAAAGATGAAGACTCATAGAGGAGCAAAAAAAAGAATTAAAGTAACTGGAACAGGAAAGTTCATCGTAAAACATTCAGGAAAAAGCCATATCTTAACTAAAAAAGACAGAAAGAGAAAGAACTCTCTAAAGAAAGACCTAGTGGTTAGCGAAACTTTAAAGAGACATATGCAAGGATTACTACCATACGGTGTAGGAAGATAATTTAGGAGGGTGACGAAATGAGAGTAAAAACTGGAATCGTAAGACGAAGAAGACATAAAAAAATATTAAAGGCTGCAAAAGGATTTAGAGGAGCATCAGGTGACGCTTTAAAACAAGCAAAACAAGCTACTATGAAAGCAATGGCTTACTCTACTAGAGATAGAAAAGTTAACAAAAGAAGAATGAGACAATTATGGATTACAAGAATCAACTCAGCAGCAAGATTGAATGGATTGACTTATTCTGTATTCATGAACGGATTGAAGAAAGCCGGAATTGAATTAGATAGAAAAGTATTAGCAGATTTGGCTTTAAACAATGCAGCAGAATTCGCAAAATTAGCAGAAACTGCAAAAGCAGCTAGATAGTAAGAAAGATAATAAGGATAAGAAAGATTTTAGAACTTTTGAAAAAGGTTTCTAAAATCTTTTTTTGTTCTTATCCAATCGTTTTTATGTATTATTCATAATCCATAGAAATTTTTAGTTTGCCATCTTCTAAAACATAGTTAGAAATATATCTTTTTTGTAGTTTATCCGGAAGACGAAAGCGTCTTGTTTCGTTGAGAACCGTTACTAATAAATCTTGTTCCTCTTTGATGACAGAAATATCCTGTTTTGTAGTAAAAGGCAAAGGAAGAATAAAAATTCTTGTTCCATTTTTTTCTTCTATTTTAAATTCTTCTCCTTCGTAAAAAATTTGTGAAGGATCTTCTCCTTGATATAGTAGTTGGGAGATTCTTTCTAAAGAATCTTTCCCACGGATTTCTTCTTCTTGTAGTTCCAAGGAAAATATTCTTTGATTAAAAAAACTTTCTTCTACTATTTGTAAGCTTTTGTTTTGATTTTCTTTCCAATTCTCAAAATATCCTTCTAAGGCTTTTTCCGGATAAATCTTATTAACATAAATAGCATCTACTGTGAAATGATACAGTTGTAACCAAGTATAATTTCTTCGAGCTTCCTCTAACACAATATGTTCCGGAGTTGTTACGATACGGATACTGCTTGTTTTTTTGTCATGTAGAATTTCTTGTAAGTGATTCAATCGTTTTACTAGGGATTCAAATTCCTCAAAAACAGCATCTCTTGGTTTTGGAACAGAAGTTTTCTTAGAAATAAAAGATCCAAGAATGGAATTTACATTTTTTACCATGGGTAAAATAGTATCTGCTAACATCGCTAATTTTTCAGAATAACTTAACATAGATAAAGATTGTCCGGTAGGAGCACAATCTACAATCAGGACATCATAGCGATTCTCTTGATAAATTTCTAAAATTTGGAGTAGAGCAAAGACTTCATCCAGTCCGGGAAACAAAAGGGCTTCTTCTGCCTCCAATCCACCATTTGCTTTTTCAGAAATAATTTGTCGTAAATAGTCTCGCAAATTTCCCCATGCTTTTTTACTTTCTTCTGTGGAATCAATTTCCATAGCCTCTAAGTTTGGAAAAACCTCTTGTGGATAGTAGGTCAAAGGATGGTCTAAGGAATCTTGCAAGCTATGAGCTTGATCTGTACTTAGCAAAAGGACTTTTTTCCCTAAGTTTGATAAATGAGAAGCGGTGGCTGCTGCAATACTTGTCTTTCCAACTCCACCTTTTCCGGTATAAATAATAATTCTCACTCTTTTGCCTCCTTTGTATTTTGTTGAAATTGAATCCAAAGATTGTCTTTTTCCAGATCCATTTTGACAATTTTACTTCCTCGTAGACTATTTGGTAGAGGAATACAACGATTTACATTATTGATTTTAAGATTGAGATCCATTTCATGAAGAAAAACTTGAATATTCTCTTTTTTTGCATTAGGAATTACAATGTTTAAACGATAACCTCCTTCACATGGGGAATAGGTTTCATTTTCTATCTGTTTATGAACCGAGAAAAGGTCAGCAGAAGTAGAGAGAGTGTCACATAATTTCTCTACGGCTTCATAACCTAGAATTTCTTTTGGATACCAAGGTATCTTTGTAAGAGGAATATTTCGAAAAACTTCTTCCAATTCTTGAATGTATTTTTCTTGTATCGATTGCCATTTTTTCATAAATGGATTTTGAATATTCTCTTGTAGAACTCGGTTAATGAATACAGCATCTACTTGATATTGATAGAGATGTAAATACATAAAATTTCTCTTTGTTTCTTCTACTACCATTTTTTCAGGGATACAAACAAGACGTACACTACAAATTTCTTTATTTTTTAATAAACTTTGCAGCTCCAATAAGCTTTGATGCATTTTTTCGATATTGTTCATCGTGCTACGTTTTGGAAGAGTCACTCCATATTTTACTTTGGAAATAGGGGAAAGGACTCGAACCATCATTTTTCCAACAGGGAAAAATTTTTCCATATACCAAGCTAATAATTCAGGTAATTTTAAAAGAGCTAACGTTTCTCCCGTAGGAGCACAATCTATAAAAATACGCTCATATTGGTTACTTTCATAAAGTTCACGAATTTTTAGAAGGCAGAATAGATTGCCTAGCCCCGGAAAAGAAAATTGTTCATTGATATTACTGACTCCTAAACCATTTTTTCCCATTAAATCAATCATTGCATTTTTCACTTCCGGAAAAATTTCTTTTCGGATGGCATCAGGATCCAGTTCAATGGCATCTAGATTTGTGGAGATGTTTGTAATTGTTTTTCCAATTTTTTTTTGAAAAATGTCTCCTAAGTTGTGAGCCATATCGGCACTGATGATAAGACTTTTCTTTCCTTCTCTGGAAGAAGCCAAAGCATGAGCTGTGGCAACACTTGACTTTCCAACTCCTCCTTTACCCGTAAAGATAATAATTCTTGCCATAAAATCGCCTCTTTTCATCTCAGAATGATTTAAAAAATTGTAACATATTTTTATAGATTCCACAAGTTATCAGTTTTTCCTGTTGTCTATTTTATTATATAAATGTATGAAAAAAGGAGAATAAGAATATAAAACAGACGGAATGATATCATTTTATGATTGACAGTCTAAAAATATTATCTTATAATGGGCTTAATCATAAATCATGTTAAGTCATAGTTAAAGTCATATAAATTGTAATTAGTCGGTGTGAAATTAAGAAAGGAGTGCGTGAAATGAGTACTATAACAGATGAGTTATATGAAAGCTTTAAAAAGAATTTAGAAAGCGTTAATGGTAGCTGTATGCGTACTGCAAAAGCAGGGCTTGGAAAGCTTATTGCAGATGTGTTCACGACACAAGAAATCAGTTCGATTTCTGTTTTTGAGTCCCCTATGATGAAAGAGGCAGGAGTGGTGGCAACACTTCGAGAAGCAGGAATTACTGTACATACAGATCATATTCGTCTTCATGCAGAAACAGATAAGGGAGGACTATCAGAAGCACAACATGGAATTGCAGAATTAGGAACTATCGTACAAGAACAAGATGATGCCGATGGAAGAATGGTATCTACTATGTCGGAATTTTATATTGGTCTTGTAAAAGGATCTACTATTGTAGCTACTTATGATGATATGTTCGATATATTAAGTGCAATGCCGGAAATTCCAAATTTTGTCGGATTTGTAACAGGGCCAAGTCGTACTGCCGATATTGAATGTGTTGGAACAGTAGGAGTCCATGGTCCTATTCAAGTTTGTATTATTATTGTAGATGATGCATAAGAATCGATAAGCTTTTTCATCAAGTGGTGTTGATGAGAAAAATTTGGGATGAAAAGAAAGGAGAAGGGAAATGGCTAGTGAAGATTTAAAAAAAGAGATAAGATCTGCTTTGGATAATGCCACTCTTGGACGAACTCTTGGGAATTTCTGTAAAACATATCCCGCTAGAAGAGAAAAATCATATGATGGTGTTGACTTTGAAGCAACAAGACAGAAGATTGCAGAAGTAAAATCGTATGCAGCAGATCATATTGATGAAATTATAGAAGAATTTACAACAAATTGTGAAAAAAGAGGTGGACATGTTTATCATGCTACAAGTACAGAAGATGCTATGGAATGGATTCGACAACTGGTAAAAGAAAAGGGAGTGAAAACCATTGTCAAATCAAAATCTATGGCGTCGGAAGAAATTCATATGAATCATGTTCTTGGAGATGATGGAGTTTTAGTACAAGAAACGGACCTTGGAGAATTTATTATTGCTTTGGAAGGAAATACACCGGTTCACATGGTTATGCCGGCCTTACATTTAAATAAGGAACAAGTTGCAGACTTATTTGGCGATTATACCAAGAAAAAACATGAACCTATTATTTCTGAAGAAGTAAAAACAGCTCGTCGAGTGATGAGAGATAAATTTACTCATGCAGATATGGGAGTTTCCGGAGCGAACGTGGCTGTTGCAGAAACTGGAACTGTATTCACGATGACAAATGAAGGAAATGGACGTATGGTAGGAACCTTACCGGAAATTCATCTGTATATTTTTGGAATTGAAAAATTTGTAAAATCATTTTCAGATGCAAGACATATTTTTAAAGCTTTACCAAGAAATGGTACAGCTCAAAGAATTACTTCCTACATTTCTATGTATACAGGAGCCTGTGAAGTAACATCGAATAAAGAAACCGATGAAAAGAGAAAGAAAGATTTTTATTGTGTTATTTTAGATGATCCCGGACGTAGAGCTATCTTAGCAGAACCGGATTTCCGTGAAATGTTTGATTGTATCCGTTGTGGAGCTTGTCTGGATGTGTGTCCTGCCTTTGCTTTGGTAGGAGGACATGTATATGGATCTAAAGTATACACCGGTGGAATTGGAACCATGTTGACTCACTTCTTGGTTTCCGAAGAAAGAGCAGCTGAAATTCAAAATATTTGCTTACAATGTGGAAGATGTAATGAAGTCTGTGGTGGTGGATTGCATATCGCAGAAATGATTATGAAGTTAAGGGAAAAGAAAATGGCAGAAAATCCGGATGCTTTGAAAAAATTTGCTTTGGATGCAGTTTCTGACCGAAAATTATTCCACTCTATGCTTCGAATTGCTTCTGTGGCACAAGGAATATTTACTAAGGGAGAACCTATGATTCGTCATTTGCCTATGTTCTTATCAGGAATGACAAAAGGAAGAAGTTTTCCGGCAATCGCACAAGTTCCATTACGAGATATGTTCCATACGATTGAACAAAATGTAAAAGAACCAAAAGGAACAGTTGCTATTTTTGCTGGATGTTTATTAGATTTTATTTATACAGATTTAGCGAAAGCAGTGGTTGCAAATATGAATTCCATTGGATATAAAGTGGAAATGCCTTTGGGACAAGCTTGTTGCGGATGTCCGGCAAGTAATATGGGAGATACAGAAAATGCTAGAAAAGAAGCAGAAATTAACATTGAAGGAATGCAAGCTGAAAAATATGACTACATTGTAACAGCTTGTCCATCTTGTACTCATCAATTACATCTATATCCTACTTTCTTTGAAGAAGGTACAGAAATGTATAAGAGAGCAAAAGAATTAGCAGATAAGACTTTTGATTTCTGTAAACTATTCTATGATTTAGGTGGAGTTGCAGATATTGGAGATGGAAAACCGGTAAAAGTAACATATCATGATTCTTGTCACTTAAAGAGAAGTTTGAGAGTTAGTGAAGAACAAAGAGAATTGTTGAAACATACCAAAGGGGTAGAATTTGTAGAAATGCATGACTGTGATAACTGTTGTGGATTTGGAGGATCTTACAGTTTGTTGTATCCTGAAATTTCAGCTCCTATTTTAGAAAATAAAATTCAAAATATTAAAGATTCCGGTGCCGAAGTTGTCGCTCTAGATTGCCCTGGATGCTTAATGCAAATTAAGGGAGGATTGGATGCCAGAGGTGTCGATGTCAAAGTAAAACATACCGCAGAAATTCTTGCAGAAAAGAGAGGACTAGTGTAATTGATAGAACAAGTAAAACAGTATATGCATCTCATTGCAGATTATTCTAAAAAAGAAACAGAAGTTGGAGCTGTTTTAGAAGATGCTCTCAATGCTTCCGGAAAAATGTTTCGAACAAAATTACTTTTATTTTGTGCTTCTTTAGGGCCTTGTTATGAAGAAAAAAAAGAAAAACTTTGCAAATTAGCAGCCATGGTGGAATTAACTCATTTGGCATCCTTGATTCATGACGATATTGTAGACGATTCTCCTTATCGCCGGGGAAAAATTTCCATTCAAGGAAAATATGGAAAAGATGCAGCTGTCTATGCGGGTGATTTTTTAATGGCTCGGATTTATTACTATGAAGCAGTAGAACGTTTGAATGAATCTGCCGCTCTCTTGTCAAAAACAGTAGAACATATGTGTACAGGTGAGATAGGACAAGATTTATGTCGTTATCGAGAAGATGTAAGTGTAGAAGAATATTTCCAAAATATTCAAGGGAAAACAGCAGCTCTTTTTGAAACAGCTTGTCATATTGGAGCAATGGAGGCAGGTTGTTCTCAAGAGATGATAGAAAAGTTAAAACTATTTGGAAGAAATTTAGGGATGATGTTTCAACTGAAAGATGATATCTTAGATTTTACATCTAATATAGATGAAATAGGAAAGGAAACTCACAAAGATTTTCAAAATGGAATTTATACTTTTCCGGTAATTATGGCATTACAACAGGAACAAGCCAAAAAAATATTATATCCGATTATGGAGAAAAACAAAGGGCATAGGCTGGATGATGCTGAAATTACAAAAATGGAGAGCTGTGTACTTGAATATAGAGGAGTAGAAGCGACGTATCAAGAGATTCAATCTTTGTCAAAAAAGAATAAACAAATACTACAAGAAATTAAAGGAAATCAAGAGGCAATACTTCCTTTATGGAAATTGATGGATGAATTGGAGGCATGATGGCAGATTATGAGAGACTAACAGGAAAAATGGCACTTCAGCTAGCAGCTCCGCATACTTGGGTAGCTTCCATAGGGCCGGCACTTTTTGCAATATTATTTTGTCGATTGGAAGGCTATTTTTTACAAATATGGCAGGAAATGTTTTTGTTAGTATCCTGTATTTTTCTACAATCTTCTGTCAATACTTTCAACGATTATATTGATTTTATAAAAGGTACCGATGGAATAGAAGATTGTTTGGAAGAAAAGGATGCTGTGCTGTTACATCATCATCTTTCCCCAAGACAAGTCATTAGTTTGGGAATCTGTTATCTTTTTTTCGGAGTGATTTTGGGGGTTCTTGCCAGTTTGCCAGCAGGATATCTTCCTCTGGGAATTGGTTGTATAGGAATTTTCGTAATTCTCTGTTATTCAGGAGGTCCTTTTCCCATTTCTTATCTTCCTCTTGGGGAGATTGTTTCCGGTTTTGTGATGGGGGCATTGATTCCTTTGGGCATTGTAGCTTGTTCGGATGGAGGGCTTCAATTTCAAGTGATATTGTATGCACTTCCATTTGTGATAGGAATTGCTTTTATTATGCTTACAAATAACAGTTGTGACATAGAAAAGGATAAACTTGCGAAACGATGTACTTTAGCTGTTCTTTTGGGAAGAAAACGAAGTAAAAAAATATATCAAGGACTTCTTGTACTATGGGTAATCAGTATTGTTTTTCTTTCTGCTAGGAGTTTAGAATTTTTTTCCTGCATTTCTATCTTTTTTCTTGTTTTGGCTCGACATAAGATAGGATATTTGTGGAAAAGTTCTTTGTTGGCTCAAGATAGAATCGAGCAGATGAAAACTATAGTACTGGCAAATATCATCATCAATGGAGGATATTTGTTAGCAATGGCAAGCTATATACTTGTGGAGTTGATTTTGGCATGAAAGAGGAAAAAAAATCAGAAAAGGTCCATGGAGTTTTTGAAACGATTTCCAAAGAATATGATAAAGCGAATGACAGAATTAGTCTTGGATTTCAAAGAAAATGGAAGGGAATGTTGGTTCAAAAACTATTGGAAGAAACAGAAAAACAAGGTAGAGTTTTAGATGTTTGCTGTGGAACGGGAGATATTTCGATTTGGATTGCAGAGAAAAGAAAAGATTTAAAAATAGTGGGTTTAGATTTTTCTTCTTCTATGTTAAGAGAAGCAGAAAAAAAATCAAAAGGTTTGTCCAATATTCTTTGGAAAGAGGGAGATGCGATGGCATTGCCTTTTGAAGAACATTCTTTCTCTGCTGCTTGTATTTCTTTCGGCTTAAGAAATACAGCGGACTATGAAACGGTTTTAAGAGAAATGAAACGAGTGTTAAAAGAAGATGGGATTCTTTATTGCTTGGATTCTTTTGTTCCGGACAATAGATGGATACGGCCTTGTTATCAAATGTATTTTAAATACATGATGCCATTTTTAGGTGGTGGAAAAAAACATTATCAAGAATATTTTTGGCTATATGAATCAACACAGCAGTTTCTTCGTAAACAAGAATTGCTTTTGTTATATCAAAAATTAGGTTTAAGAGAACTTAAAGTTTATAGCAAAATGTATGGGGCATGTGTTTTGATTCAAGGGAAAAAGGAATAAATATAGGAGGAAAGGATATGAGCGAGGAAAAGTTTGATGCCATAATCGTTGGTGGCGGTTTGGCGGGTTGTTCAGCGGCCATCGTTCTAGCAAATGCAGGTCTTGCAGTTCTAGTAGTAGAACGGGGAGATTTTTGTGGGGCAAAGAATATGACCGGTGGTAGACTTTATGGACATAGTCTTGAAAAAATTATTCCAAATTTTGCAGAAGAAGCTCCCATTGAAAGAAAAATTACAAGAGAAAAAATTTCTTTGATGAGCGAAGACGGTTCTTTTGACATTGGATTTGGATCCAAAAAATTAAGTTCTACAAATGAAAATGCTTCTTATACAGTACTTCGATCTGTATTTGACCAATGGTTGGCATCGAAAGCGGAAGAAGCGGGAGCGGAAATTATTCCTGGAATTTTAGTAGATGAACTTATCATGGAAGATGGAAAAGTTGTAGGAGTTTCTGCGACAGGAGAAGAATTATATGCAGATGTTGTTATTTTAGCAGATGGGGTCAACTCTCTATTAGCACAAAGCATTGGAATGAAAAAAGAATTAGAACCACATCAAGTAGCAGTCGGTGCAAAAGAAGTCATTCGTTTGGGAGAAGATGTCATTAACCAACGTTTTGCAGTCAATGGAGAAGAAGGAGTGGCTTGGCTATCTTGTGGAGATCCTACTTTAGGAGGCTTTGGTGGAGGTTTACTTTATACCAATAAAGACACTGTTTCTGTAGGAGTTGTAGCAACTTTAAGTGATATCGGACATCATGAATTATCGATTAACCAATTATTGGATAGATTTAAAGAACATCCATCGATTGCCCCTTACCTAGAAGGAGGAACTTCGATTGAGTATTCAGGACACTTGGTACCGGAAGAAGGACTACATATGGTTCCTGAATTATACAGAGATGGAGTATTGGTGACAGGAGATGCAGCAGGATTTTGTATTAACCTAGGGTTTACAGTAAGAGGAATGGATTTTGCGATTGAATCAGGAAGATTGGCGGCTGAAACAGTGATCAAGGCACATCAATTAGGAGATTTTAGTGCAGAAACATTATCAGACTATAAGAAAGCTCTAGATAATAGTTTTATTATGGAAGATTTGAAACAATACAAAGGATTCCCAACTTTATTAGGACGAAGAGAAATCTTTGAAGACTTACCAGCTATGGTTAACGATATTGCTGCGAAAGCATTTACAGTAGATGGAAAACAAGGACAAAGTTTGATGATGTATGTTTTAAATTCTGTGGCAAAACATACAACTGCTGCAAAACTTGTTAATTTCGTCACAACAGTATTGGAGGCGTTTTAATGATGAAGAAGATGAAAATTGAAGATAAATTAGCCTTAAATATTTTTCATGTAGATGAAGAAAATTCTCATATTGATGTCGATAAAAACTTTACAGATGAAGCAGAAATTAAAAAATTATTATTGGCTTGTCCTGCAGAATGCTATAAGTATATCGATGGGAAATTAAGTTTTAGCCACTTGGGATGCTTGGAATGTGGAACTTGCAGAGTCTTGTCTCATGGAAAAATTGTCAAAGAATGGAAACATCCAATTGGAGAAGTTGGAGTTACTTTTCGACAAGGATAAGTTAGAAAAATTTTATATAAATAAGGGATACTTCTTTGAGAGGTATCTCTTTTTCTTTTGAAAGAGGAAAATAAATGTTTTCTAAAATTGGAAACTGGAGTATAATAGGAACAAAAATAGTTTTTAGAAGAGAGGGAAAAAAGTAACATGTTAGAAAAGTCGTATGAAAAAGTCATTGAATATGTGAGGATACATATTTTAAGGGGAGATTATAAAATAGGACACAAGCTACCGTCAGAGAGAGAACTGGCATCTTTATTGGGGATGAGTCGAAATTCTATTCGAGAAGGACTTCGGATTTTAGAGAGAATGGGAGTACTTTCCAGCCAACAAGGAGCTGGAAACTATATTGTTGGAAAATTTGATGAAGTTCTAACTGATGTTT encodes:
- a CDS encoding DUF6941 family protein produces the protein MLRVKSVETAFQASPNQYVQGAIDALGIFDNIIQPVFPYPFSNIALIFSFEKMDRPTVFEIRINAPDDSLISQGEFGVMPDSFGNGRKIVNLSNFLVAERGFYSVDILEKVSEDKVNFLKTEELFMADYPPKRRFTQEEIQEILATDGVIKMVKTDYKPVKYIQDETLEPIHFQLFLDPSEEVEEGFVAFPENDKIEIRGEIFDLTGIRRQIEWMFGQEMPKEEETKEEATEK
- the infC gene encoding translation initiation factor IF-3: MNISEKIRINDKIRGKEFRIIGADGEQLGVMSAAEALEIAANQDLDLVEIAATAKPPVCKIMNFGKYRYEQERKAKEAKKNQKQTVVKEVKVTARIDAHDLDTKVNQIQKFLEKDNKVKVTLVLFGREKMHASLGVGTLDEVAEKFAETADVDKKYAEKQKHIILTPKKK
- the rpmI gene encoding 50S ribosomal protein L35 gives rise to the protein MPKMKTHRGAKKRIKVTGTGKFIVKHSGKSHILTKKDRKRKNSLKKDLVVSETLKRHMQGLLPYGVGR
- the rplT gene encoding 50S ribosomal protein L20 — its product is MRVKTGIVRRRRHKKILKAAKGFRGASGDALKQAKQATMKAMAYSTRDRKVNKRRMRQLWITRINSAARLNGLTYSVFMNGLKKAGIELDRKVLADLALNNAAEFAKLAETAKAAR
- a CDS encoding ArsA family ATPase, with product MRIIIYTGKGGVGKTSIAAATASHLSNLGKKVLLLSTDQAHSLQDSLDHPLTYYPQEVFPNLEAMEIDSTEESKKAWGNLRDYLRQIISEKANGGLEAEEALLFPGLDEVFALLQILEIYQENRYDVLIVDCAPTGQSLSMLSYSEKLAMLADTILPMVKNVNSILGSFISKKTSVPKPRDAVFEEFESLVKRLNHLQEILHDKKTSSIRIVTTPEHIVLEEARRNYTWLQLYHFTVDAIYVNKIYPEKALEGYFENWKENQNKSLQIVEESFFNQRIFSLELQEEEIRGKDSLERISQLLYQGEDPSQIFYEGEEFKIEEKNGTRIFILPLPFTTKQDISVIKEEQDLLVTVLNETRRFRLPDKLQKRYISNYVLEDGKLKISMDYE
- a CDS encoding ArsA family ATPase; amino-acid sequence: MARIIIFTGKGGVGKSSVATAHALASSREGKKSLIISADMAHNLGDIFQKKIGKTITNISTNLDAIELDPDAIRKEIFPEVKNAMIDLMGKNGLGVSNINEQFSFPGLGNLFCLLKIRELYESNQYERIFIDCAPTGETLALLKLPELLAWYMEKFFPVGKMMVRVLSPISKVKYGVTLPKRSTMNNIEKMHQSLLELQSLLKNKEICSVRLVCIPEKMVVEETKRNFMYLHLYQYQVDAVFINRVLQENIQNPFMKKWQSIQEKYIQELEEVFRNIPLTKIPWYPKEILGYEAVEKLCDTLSTSADLFSVHKQIENETYSPCEGGYRLNIVIPNAKKENIQVFLHEMDLNLKINNVNRCIPLPNSLRGSKIVKMDLEKDNLWIQFQQNTKEAKE
- a CDS encoding LutC/YkgG family protein produces the protein MSTITDELYESFKKNLESVNGSCMRTAKAGLGKLIADVFTTQEISSISVFESPMMKEAGVVATLREAGITVHTDHIRLHAETDKGGLSEAQHGIAELGTIVQEQDDADGRMVSTMSEFYIGLVKGSTIVATYDDMFDILSAMPEIPNFVGFVTGPSRTADIECVGTVGVHGPIQVCIIIVDDA
- the ldhH gene encoding L-lactate dehydrogenase (quinone) large subunit LdhH; its protein translation is MASEDLKKEIRSALDNATLGRTLGNFCKTYPARREKSYDGVDFEATRQKIAEVKSYAADHIDEIIEEFTTNCEKRGGHVYHATSTEDAMEWIRQLVKEKGVKTIVKSKSMASEEIHMNHVLGDDGVLVQETDLGEFIIALEGNTPVHMVMPALHLNKEQVADLFGDYTKKKHEPIISEEVKTARRVMRDKFTHADMGVSGANVAVAETGTVFTMTNEGNGRMVGTLPEIHLYIFGIEKFVKSFSDARHIFKALPRNGTAQRITSYISMYTGACEVTSNKETDEKRKKDFYCVILDDPGRRAILAEPDFREMFDCIRCGACLDVCPAFALVGGHVYGSKVYTGGIGTMLTHFLVSEERAAEIQNICLQCGRCNEVCGGGLHIAEMIMKLREKKMAENPDALKKFALDAVSDRKLFHSMLRIASVAQGIFTKGEPMIRHLPMFLSGMTKGRSFPAIAQVPLRDMFHTIEQNVKEPKGTVAIFAGCLLDFIYTDLAKAVVANMNSIGYKVEMPLGQACCGCPASNMGDTENARKEAEINIEGMQAEKYDYIVTACPSCTHQLHLYPTFFEEGTEMYKRAKELADKTFDFCKLFYDLGGVADIGDGKPVKVTYHDSCHLKRSLRVSEEQRELLKHTKGVEFVEMHDCDNCCGFGGSYSLLYPEISAPILENKIQNIKDSGAEVVALDCPGCLMQIKGGLDARGVDVKVKHTAEILAEKRGLV
- a CDS encoding polyprenyl synthetase family protein, coding for MHLIADYSKKETEVGAVLEDALNASGKMFRTKLLLFCASLGPCYEEKKEKLCKLAAMVELTHLASLIHDDIVDDSPYRRGKISIQGKYGKDAAVYAGDFLMARIYYYEAVERLNESAALLSKTVEHMCTGEIGQDLCRYREDVSVEEYFQNIQGKTAALFETACHIGAMEAGCSQEMIEKLKLFGRNLGMMFQLKDDILDFTSNIDEIGKETHKDFQNGIYTFPVIMALQQEQAKKILYPIMEKNKGHRLDDAEITKMESCVLEYRGVEATYQEIQSLSKKNKQILQEIKGNQEAILPLWKLMDELEA
- a CDS encoding prenyltransferase is translated as MADYERLTGKMALQLAAPHTWVASIGPALFAILFCRLEGYFLQIWQEMFLLVSCIFLQSSVNTFNDYIDFIKGTDGIEDCLEEKDAVLLHHHLSPRQVISLGICYLFFGVILGVLASLPAGYLPLGIGCIGIFVILCYSGGPFPISYLPLGEIVSGFVMGALIPLGIVACSDGGLQFQVILYALPFVIGIAFIMLTNNSCDIEKDKLAKRCTLAVLLGRKRSKKIYQGLLVLWVISIVFLSARSLEFFSCISIFFLVLARHKIGYLWKSSLLAQDRIEQMKTIVLANIIINGGYLLAMASYILVELILA